ACAGTGATGGCATCATGGGCAAGGAAGATACGCCGATCGCGGGCGCCGGCTTCCTGGTCAATGGCGGCACCCACCTGGTGCGCACCGGTGCCGATGGCGCGGCCTGGCTTGGCCGGCTGCCGCCCCACCAGTACACCGATATTGCCATCGACCCGGCCACCCTGGAAGACCCCCAGTGGCAGCCCAGGGCCAGGGGCGTGCGCATCGTGCCGCGCCCGGGCAGCACGCACACCGTCGACTTTGCGGTGGGCCTGACCGGCGAGATTGACGGCAGCGCCTACCTGGCGCCCAGGCCAGGCCCGGCAGGCATCGACCCAGGCACCCGGCGCGCGGCCGGCGACCTGGAAGTGGAGCTGCTCGACGCCGCGCAGCGCGTGGTGGCCAGCGTGCGCACCGGCGCCGACGGCTACTACATCCTGCCTGCCATTGCACCGGGACGCTACCAGCTGCGCATTTCGCCGGCCCAGCTGGCGCGCCTGAAACTGGCCGCGCCGCCCCCGCATGCCATCTATATCGACCAGCAGGCCAACTTCGTCAACGGCAAGGACTTCGTGCTGGTGCCGGAATAAGGACGGCGCAAGGGCGGCGCCGCCGCCGTGCAAAAAGCGCTAGCATGCCACTTTTGACAGGAGCCTCCCATGACCCCCCATCGACTGCTGGCATTAGCGCTCATGCTGGGCGTGCTCACGCTCGGCGGCTGCCGCGACAAGCACGAACCGGTCAAGCCCACCGTCAGCGCCGGACAGGGTAAACTGGCGGCCTGACTTACCGCCACCAAGGTTTTCCATGTCGTTTGCTTCCCTGGGTCTGATCGACCCGCTCGTGCGCACCCTCGATGCGCTTGGATACGCCACGCCCACGCCGGTCCAGGCCCAGGCCATTCCGGCCGTGCTGGCCCGGCGCGACGTCATGGCGGCCGCCCAGACCGGCACCGGCAAGACAGCCGGATTTGCCGTGCCGCTGCTGCACAGGCTGACCATGGAAGGCCCGCAGGTGGCCAGCAACTGCGTGCGCGTGCTGGTGCTGGTGCCCACGCGCGAACTGGCAGAACAGGTGCACGACAGCTTCAAGGCATACGGCGGCGCCCTGCCCCTGCGCACCCACGTGGCCTACGGGGGCGTGAGCATCAACCCGCAGATGATGAAGCTGCGCAAGGGTCTTGATGTGCTGGTGGCCACGCCCGGGCGCCTCCTGGACCTGCACCGCCAGAACGCGGTCAGGTTCGAGCAGCTGCAAACGCTGGTGCTCGACGAGGCGGACCGCATGCTCGACCTGGGCTTTGCGCGCGAACTCGATGCCGTATTTTCCGCCCTGCCTGCCAAGCGCCAGACCCTGCTCTTTTCAGCCACCTTCTCCGACGAGATCCGCGCCATGGCCGGGCGCCTGCTCACCGACCCGCTCAGCATTGAAGTCAGTCCGCGCAACAGCACGGTGCAAAAGATCCGCCAGTGGGTGGTCCCGGTGGACAAGAAGCGCAAGGCCGAACTATTCATGCATCTGCTGCAAAAAAAACGCTGGGGCCAGGTGCTGGTATTCGTCAAGACACGCAAGGGCGTGGAAGTGCTGGTCGATGCGCTGGCCGCGCACGGCGTGGCGGCCGATTCCATCCACGGCGACAAGCCGCAACCAGCCCGCCTGCGCGCCCTCGAACGCTTCAAGGCCGGCCAGTGCAAGATTTTGGTGGCGACCGACGTGGCGGCGCGCGGGCTCGATATTGACGACCTGCCGCAGGTGGTCAATTTCGACCTGCCCATCGTGGCCGAAGACTACATCCACCGCACCGGGCGCACCGGGCGCGCAGGCAACGCCGGCGAAGCGGTGTCGCTGGTGTGCGCCGACGAAGTGGGCCTGCTTGCTGCCATCGAAGTGCTCACGCGCCAGAGCCTGGAGCGCATCGAGGAAGCCGGCTTCGAGCCGGAGCACCGGGTACCGGCCACCAACAGCGCCGGCCACATCGTCAAAAAGCCCAAAAAGCCAAAAAAGCCCAGGGTCAAGGACGAGGTATCGACCATCGACGTGCGCTTCGCGCGGCGCTAGGCGCTGGCCAGGCCGCGCCGCCAGACTATTCCAGCGGCAGGCGCAGATGCACGGTGTCCTGGTCGGGGCGGCGCTGCACGCTGAAGCCGAGCTTGCGCGCCAGGTGCGCCATGCCGGAATTGGCCGGCAGCGTTTCGCCCACGATGTTGCGGGTGCCGCGATGGCGGCAGTAGGCAATCAGTTTTTCCATCAGCATGGTGCCCAGGCCCTTGCCCTTGAGGTCCGAGCGCACCGTCACGGCAAACTCGGCGTCCACGTTGTCGGGATCGGCCACCACCCTGGCCACGGCCAGCGTTTCCGGCATGCCGCCAGGGCCGCAGCGCGAGGCAATGAAGGCCATCTCGCGGTCATAGTCAATCTGCGTGAAGCGCGCCAGCTGCGAAGGCTGCAGTTCGATCACGCGCGTGAACATGCGGTTGCGCACATCTTCCTCGCTCAGGGCCGCCGCAAACGCCAGGTGCGCCGCGCCGTCTTCCGGCCGGATGGGGCGCAAGGTGATGGTCTCGCCCTGCCACGCCACTTCCTGCTCCAGTTCGCGCGGATAGGGCCGGATGGCCAGGCGGTCGTGGGTGCTGCCCGACTTGTCGGCCAGTGCCACCGCTACGCGCGCGTCGAGCACAATGGCGCCTTCGCTGTCGGCCAGCAGAGGGTTGATATCGAGTTCGATCAGTTCCGGCAGGTCGGCCACCATCTGCGACACCTGCATGAGGATGGTGACAATGGCGTCCAGGTCTGCGGGCGGACGGTTGCGGTAGCCGGCCAGCAGGCGCGCCACCCGGGTGCGGGAAATCATGTCGCGCGCCAGCACCACGTTCAAGGGCGGCAGCGCCACCGCGTGGTCGGCCGTGACTTCCACCGCCACGCCGCCCTGGCCAAACAGGATCACGGGGCCGAAGACGGGATCGGTGGTCACGCCGATGATCAGCTCCTGGGCCAGTGGCCGGCGCGCCATGTGCTGCACTGAAAAGCCCTTGACCCGGGCGTCCGGACGCAATTCGGCCACGCGCTGCAGCATGCGCGCCGCGGCGCTGCGCACGGCTGCCTCGCTGTCGAGATCGAGCGCCACGCCGCCCACATCGGACTTGTGGGTGATTTCGGGCGAGAGCACCTTGAGCACCACCGGAAAGCCGATGCTGCGCGCAGCCTCGACTGCCTCCTCGACCCCGGCGGCGGTGCCCGTGGCCACCACCGGAATGCCGTATGCTGCCAGCAGCGCCTTGGCCTCCGGCTCGGTGAGCAGGGAGCGGCCTTGCGCCAGCACCTGCTGCACCAGGGAGGCGGCAGCGCCGCGGTCAGCCGTCCGGCCGCCGCACGCTGCCGGCGGCACCTGCATGAGCAGTTCCTGGTTGCGCCGGAACTGCACGATCTGGCGATGGGCATTGACCGCTTCTTCCGGTGTGCCAAAGGTGGGGATTCCGGCATCGGCAAACAGGGCGCGCGCCCGTGCCACGGCCCCGGCGCCCAGCCAGCACGCCAGCACATTGCGCGACGAGGCGCCGATCATGGGCGCCAGCGCTGCGGCAATGGCTTCGCTGGGGACAATGGCGGTGGGCGCATGGATGAACAGGATGGACTGGGCCTGGGGATCGGCCAGCAGGATTTCCAGCGTCTGCACATAGCGCTCCACAGGGGCGTCGCCAATGATGTCGACCGGGTTGCCGCGCGACCAGGTGCGCGGCAGCACCTGGTCCAGGCGGGCCATGGTCGCGGGCGATAGCTGCGCCATGCTGCCGCCGCCCGCCACCAGGGCGTCGGTCGCCATGACGCCCGGTCCGCCGCCATTGGTCATGATGGCCACCTGTTCGCCGAACAGGGGGCGCGCCCTGCCCAGCGTTTCCACCGCCGCAAACAGGTCTTCGGTGGTGAGCACGCGCAGCATGCCGGCGCGGCGGAAGGCGGCGTCGTAGACATCGTCGGCCCCGGCCAGCGCGCCGGTGTGCGAGGCGGCGGCGCGCGCCCCTTCGGCCACCCGCCCGGACTTGAGTACCAGCGTCGGCTTGCTGCGCGCGGCGGCGCGCGCGGCGGACATGAACTTGCGCGCGTGGCGCACATCTTCCATGTACAGGAGGATGGCGCCGGTATGCGGGTCGCTGGCAAGATAGTCGAGCAGGTCGCCAAAATCGACGTCGGCGCTGTCGCCCAGCGACACAAAGTGCGAAAAGCCGATGCCGTGCGCGCGCGCCCAGTCAAGCACACCGGTCACCAGGGCCCCGGACTGCGAGACAAACGCAATCTTGCCGGGCTGCGCCCCGGTGTGGGCGAAACTGGCATTGAGACCTATGCGCGGCACCAGCAAGCCCACACAGTTCGGACCGAGCAGGCGCAGCACAAAGGGCCGGGCCGCAGCGAGCATGTCCTGCCTGTGCTCGCGCGACAGGCCGGCCGTGAGCACGACGGCCGCGCGTGTGCCCAGTTCGCCCAGCTGGCGCACGATGGTGGCCACCGTGGCCGGCGGGGTGCAGATGACGGCCAAATCCGGTGCGGCCGGCAGGCTGCGCACGCCGTGCCAGACGCGCAAGCCGGCCAGTTCGTCATACTTGGGATTGACGGGGTAGACGGCCCCTGTGAAGCCGCCCTCCATGATGTTGCGCAGCACGGTGGCCCCCACGCTGCCGGGCCGGCTCGATGCGCCCACGATGGCCACCGATGCCGGTGCCAGCAGATAGTTCAGGTTTCTGACGCTCATCGTTGTCCTTTTGCCGCGTTGCAATCCGGCCACTTTCCAGCCGAGCGATCAAATTCGTGAAGCAGCGCATATAGTACCGGCTTGAACCCGGTTAGAATTGCCCATATGAACCATTCCAGAAAAGTAGCAGTCGTTTCCGGCGCGCTCAGCGTGCTGTGGGTGGCCGCGACGGCAGCCATTGCCGCCAGCCAGCGGCGCCTGGTCTTCAATCCCACCATCAAGCGCGAAGTGCTCAACCCGCGCAGCACGGGCCACCGCACCCGGCCCATCGTACTACGCACCCAGGACGGCATCAAGCTGTCCGGCTGGCTCATGACGCCCCAGGTGGTGGGACCGCATCCGGCCGTGATTTACTTTGGCGGGCGCTCGGAAGAAGTGTCCTGGGTGGTGCGCGACGCCGGCAAGCTGTTTCCCGGCATGGCGGTGCTGGCCGTGAACTATCGCGGCTACGGGCAGTCACAGGGAGATCCGGCCGAGCTGCACATGGTGGAAGACGGCCGCATGCTGTACGACTGGCTGGCCGAACGCCACCACGTGGACGCTGCCCGCATTGCCGTGGTGGGGCGCAGCCTGGGCTCCGGCGTGGCGGTACAGGTGGCCATGGAGCGTCCGGCCCACTCGGTGGTGCTGATCACGCCTTACGATTCCATCCTGGCCATTGCCAAGCGCCGCTTCCGCGCGGTGCCGGTGGAATACGTGCTGCGCCACCGCTTTGAATCGGTCAAGTATGCGCCCTCGCTCAAGGCGCCCACCTACGTCCTGCGCGCGGCCAGCGACGACGTGGTGCCCCACTCTCATACCGACCAGCTGGTGTCCAAGCTGGGACGGCTGCACCTGGACGAGACGGTGCCCGAGTCGGACCACATGAATATTCCCTACCTGCCCGCGACCCAGGAACGGATCGCCGCTTTCCTCACCTACCAGTTCAGTCAACCCCTCCCAGCGTCAGCATCAGCAGCCGTCCCTGCGACTGCGGTTGAAGGTTTAGCGTCAGCAATACTCGTCCCGCCGGGTCCTGCGCCAGCGACGTGACGGCCGCGCCGCCCGGCCCGGCACCGTCATGGCCTGGCAGGATGTTCGACAGGTCGGTCCAGCGCGCGCCGCCATCGCGCGACACTGCCAGGTAGGGCTTGCCGCTGACGTGGTCGGCCCCGGCCGCCACCAGCACCTGCGGCCGCTTGCGCAGCGCCAGCACGCTGCTGATCGTGGGAAAGGCTGCCGACTGGGGCGGATGCAAGATCACGAAGTGAAAGTTTTCCCCATGGTCAGTACTGCGCAGCAAGCCCCCGGCCACCCCGGCAAAGACGGTGCCGGGCGAACCGGCGCGCTGCAACAGCTTGAGCCGGTGCTGTCCCAGGGGCGGCAGGGCTACCGGCAGGGCCTGGCTTGATGCGAGGCTGCCATCGCCGCCCAGGCGGTAAGCCTTCAGGTAAGACGCATCCTGGGCACAGGCCCCGCCCACCAGCAGGCGCCGCCCGGACACGGTGAAGCTGGCATGGCTGCAGCCGTGCTGCGCCAGCTCGCCCAGCAGCGCGCGCCAGCTGCGGCCATCATCGGCACTGGCCAGCACATTGATGCCGCCACCGGCATTCGACAGCAGCGCCCCGCCCGCCAGCGCCAGCTGCGTCATCCACAAGCGGGTGCACGTGGTGTCGCGGCACATGCGTAAGGCCTCGTCGCGGGGCGCGAACCATTCGTAGGGGCGTTCGAGCTTGCACAGGGAACGCTCGTCCACCCCGCCTGTCAGTGGCTGGAACAGGTAGATGCTGCCTGCCAGCCGGGCCAGCACGGGCGTGCGCAGGGGCGCGCCTGACCGCGCCGGTCCCAGGATGCAATCGCCCAGGTCCACGCTGCGCCACACGGTTGCCCGGTTCAGGACGGTGCCGCCGCGCAGGATTGCCGATCCGCTGGTGGCCGAATTGGCCAGTGCCAGGTAGGTGTGGCGGGCATCGAAGGCAATGCTGCCCATGCCGCGCTCATGGCTGAGCAGTACGTCAACCCGTCCATGGGGATGGGGAAGCGCGGGCGCCGGCGGCGCCGCAGGCACCGTGCAGGCCGTCAGCAAAACGGCCGCGAGCACGATGGCGGGAAGGGCGGTACGGGTCACGGTGGTCTCCTGGCACTGGCTGTCCCACCACCTTATTCCTTTGCAGCAAATCTATTTTGATCAGCAACAGGCGCCCCTCCCGAGCAGACCGGCTGTAGGTAGGGGCGGTACGCCGCGGCCCGACTTTTCCTTGCAACAAGCGTAGTATGAAGCGTGTGACATCACAAAAAATTGGCAATTCAGGCCGGTAACGGCCGAGGAGTACGACCATGGTTGACGAAGAACTGGCG
This region of Massilia sp. PAMC28688 genomic DNA includes:
- a CDS encoding alpha/beta hydrolase — its product is MNHSRKVAVVSGALSVLWVAATAAIAASQRRLVFNPTIKREVLNPRSTGHRTRPIVLRTQDGIKLSGWLMTPQVVGPHPAVIYFGGRSEEVSWVVRDAGKLFPGMAVLAVNYRGYGQSQGDPAELHMVEDGRMLYDWLAERHHVDAARIAVVGRSLGSGVAVQVAMERPAHSVVLITPYDSILAIAKRRFRAVPVEYVLRHRFESVKYAPSLKAPTYVLRAASDDVVPHSHTDQLVSKLGRLHLDETVPESDHMNIPYLPATQERIAAFLTYQFSQPLPASASAAVPATAVEGLASAILVPPGPAPAT
- a CDS encoding bifunctional acetate--CoA ligase family protein/GNAT family N-acetyltransferase encodes the protein MSVRNLNYLLAPASVAIVGASSRPGSVGATVLRNIMEGGFTGAVYPVNPKYDELAGLRVWHGVRSLPAAPDLAVICTPPATVATIVRQLGELGTRAAVVLTAGLSREHRQDMLAAARPFVLRLLGPNCVGLLVPRIGLNASFAHTGAQPGKIAFVSQSGALVTGVLDWARAHGIGFSHFVSLGDSADVDFGDLLDYLASDPHTGAILLYMEDVRHARKFMSAARAAARSKPTLVLKSGRVAEGARAAASHTGALAGADDVYDAAFRRAGMLRVLTTEDLFAAVETLGRARPLFGEQVAIMTNGGGPGVMATDALVAGGGSMAQLSPATMARLDQVLPRTWSRGNPVDIIGDAPVERYVQTLEILLADPQAQSILFIHAPTAIVPSEAIAAALAPMIGASSRNVLACWLGAGAVARARALFADAGIPTFGTPEEAVNAHRQIVQFRRNQELLMQVPPAACGGRTADRGAAASLVQQVLAQGRSLLTEPEAKALLAAYGIPVVATGTAAGVEEAVEAARSIGFPVVLKVLSPEITHKSDVGGVALDLDSEAAVRSAAARMLQRVAELRPDARVKGFSVQHMARRPLAQELIIGVTTDPVFGPVILFGQGGVAVEVTADHAVALPPLNVVLARDMISRTRVARLLAGYRNRPPADLDAIVTILMQVSQMVADLPELIELDINPLLADSEGAIVLDARVAVALADKSGSTHDRLAIRPYPRELEQEVAWQGETITLRPIRPEDGAAHLAFAAALSEEDVRNRMFTRVIELQPSQLARFTQIDYDREMAFIASRCGPGGMPETLAVARVVADPDNVDAEFAVTVRSDLKGKGLGTMLMEKLIAYCRHRGTRNIVGETLPANSGMAHLARKLGFSVQRRPDQDTVHLRLPLE
- a CDS encoding sialidase family protein — its product is MTRTALPAIVLAAVLLTACTVPAAPPAPALPHPHGRVDVLLSHERGMGSIAFDARHTYLALANSATSGSAILRGGTVLNRATVWRSVDLGDCILGPARSGAPLRTPVLARLAGSIYLFQPLTGGVDERSLCKLERPYEWFAPRDEALRMCRDTTCTRLWMTQLALAGGALLSNAGGGINVLASADDGRSWRALLGELAQHGCSHASFTVSGRRLLVGGACAQDASYLKAYRLGGDGSLASSQALPVALPPLGQHRLKLLQRAGSPGTVFAGVAGGLLRSTDHGENFHFVILHPPQSAAFPTISSVLALRKRPQVLVAAGADHVSGKPYLAVSRDGGARWTDLSNILPGHDGAGPGGAAVTSLAQDPAGRVLLTLNLQPQSQGRLLMLTLGGVD
- a CDS encoding DEAD/DEAH box helicase; protein product: MSFASLGLIDPLVRTLDALGYATPTPVQAQAIPAVLARRDVMAAAQTGTGKTAGFAVPLLHRLTMEGPQVASNCVRVLVLVPTRELAEQVHDSFKAYGGALPLRTHVAYGGVSINPQMMKLRKGLDVLVATPGRLLDLHRQNAVRFEQLQTLVLDEADRMLDLGFARELDAVFSALPAKRQTLLFSATFSDEIRAMAGRLLTDPLSIEVSPRNSTVQKIRQWVVPVDKKRKAELFMHLLQKKRWGQVLVFVKTRKGVEVLVDALAAHGVAADSIHGDKPQPARLRALERFKAGQCKILVATDVAARGLDIDDLPQVVNFDLPIVAEDYIHRTGRTGRAGNAGEAVSLVCADEVGLLAAIEVLTRQSLERIEEAGFEPEHRVPATNSAGHIVKKPKKPKKPRVKDEVSTIDVRFARR